In Brachypodium distachyon strain Bd21 chromosome 2, Brachypodium_distachyon_v3.0, whole genome shotgun sequence, one genomic interval encodes:
- the LOC104582571 gene encoding protein DMP10-like isoform X2, which yields MRKSTRVRARANLPLNLEPFARPDSPSTPSTYINTDIGVATRMEQLRIFLLDHHTMAASSPSSTVIQVDHASSTNGEATPTAAAAAAAALTTTPKGEADPTTAPPAAPAAATATDKVMSSAANLAQLLPTGSVLAYQALSPSFTNRGDCAGSNQWLTAALVAVLALFSLFFSFTDSVLGRDGKLYYGVATPGGFNVFNFSSDEEKREWGPEEFARLRLRPLDFMHAFFTAVVFLVVAFSDVALQNCFFGRNPGRNTEELLKNLPLGMAFLSSFVFMIFPTKRKGIGYNDTTPRPKTS from the exons ATG AGAAAATCAACGCGCGTGCGCGCGCGTGCCAATTTACCATTGAACTTGGAACCATTCGCAAGGCCGGATTCACCCTCTACACCCTCTACCTATATAAACACAGACATCGGCGTAGCCACACGAATGGAACAGCTCAGGATATTCCTACTCGACCACCACACGATGGCAGCATCTTCACCGTCGTCCACCGTGATCCAGGTCGATCATGCCTCCTCCACAAACGGCGAAGCCACGCCGACGGCCgcggcagccgcagcagcagccctaaCCACGACGCCAAAGGGCGAGGCTGACCCGACCACAGCACCgccagcagcaccagcagcagccactgCGACGGACAAGGTGATGTCAAGCGCCGCGAACCTCGCGCAGCTCCTGCCGACGGGCTCGGTGCTGGCGTACCAGGCGCTGTCCCCGTCCTTCACCAACCGCGGCGACTGCGCGGGATCCAACCAGTGGCTCACGGCGGCGCTGGTCGCCGTCCTCGCCCTcttctccctcttcttctccttcaccGACAGCGTCCTCGGCCGCGACGGGAAGCTCTACTACGGCGTGGCCACGCCCGGAGGCTTCAACGTGTTCAACTTCTCCAGCGACGAGGAGAAACGGGAGTGGGGCCCCGAGGAGTTCGCGAGGCTGCGCCTGCGGCCGCTCGACTTCATGCACGCCTTCTTCACGGCAGTGGTCTTCCTCGTCGTGGCCTTCAGCGACGTGGCGCTACAGAATTGCTTCTTCGGCCGGAACCCCGGGAGGAACACGGAGGAGCTGCTCAAGAACCTGCCGTTGGGCATGGCGTTCCTGTCCAGCTTCGTGTTCATGATCTTCCCGACGAAACGGAAGGGTATCGGGTACAACGACACCACTCCCCGCCCGAAGACATCATAA
- the LOC104582571 gene encoding protein DMP10-like isoform X1 has product MYSPSACNMTMQRKSTRVRARANLPLNLEPFARPDSPSTPSTYINTDIGVATRMEQLRIFLLDHHTMAASSPSSTVIQVDHASSTNGEATPTAAAAAAAALTTTPKGEADPTTAPPAAPAAATATDKVMSSAANLAQLLPTGSVLAYQALSPSFTNRGDCAGSNQWLTAALVAVLALFSLFFSFTDSVLGRDGKLYYGVATPGGFNVFNFSSDEEKREWGPEEFARLRLRPLDFMHAFFTAVVFLVVAFSDVALQNCFFGRNPGRNTEELLKNLPLGMAFLSSFVFMIFPTKRKGIGYNDTTPRPKTS; this is encoded by the coding sequence ATGTACAGCCCTTCAGCGTGCAATATGACCATGCAGAGAAAATCAACGCGCGTGCGCGCGCGTGCCAATTTACCATTGAACTTGGAACCATTCGCAAGGCCGGATTCACCCTCTACACCCTCTACCTATATAAACACAGACATCGGCGTAGCCACACGAATGGAACAGCTCAGGATATTCCTACTCGACCACCACACGATGGCAGCATCTTCACCGTCGTCCACCGTGATCCAGGTCGATCATGCCTCCTCCACAAACGGCGAAGCCACGCCGACGGCCgcggcagccgcagcagcagccctaaCCACGACGCCAAAGGGCGAGGCTGACCCGACCACAGCACCgccagcagcaccagcagcagccactgCGACGGACAAGGTGATGTCAAGCGCCGCGAACCTCGCGCAGCTCCTGCCGACGGGCTCGGTGCTGGCGTACCAGGCGCTGTCCCCGTCCTTCACCAACCGCGGCGACTGCGCGGGATCCAACCAGTGGCTCACGGCGGCGCTGGTCGCCGTCCTCGCCCTcttctccctcttcttctccttcaccGACAGCGTCCTCGGCCGCGACGGGAAGCTCTACTACGGCGTGGCCACGCCCGGAGGCTTCAACGTGTTCAACTTCTCCAGCGACGAGGAGAAACGGGAGTGGGGCCCCGAGGAGTTCGCGAGGCTGCGCCTGCGGCCGCTCGACTTCATGCACGCCTTCTTCACGGCAGTGGTCTTCCTCGTCGTGGCCTTCAGCGACGTGGCGCTACAGAATTGCTTCTTCGGCCGGAACCCCGGGAGGAACACGGAGGAGCTGCTCAAGAACCTGCCGTTGGGCATGGCGTTCCTGTCCAGCTTCGTGTTCATGATCTTCCCGACGAAACGGAAGGGTATCGGGTACAACGACACCACTCCCCGCCCGAAGACATCATAA